A segment of the Gossypium hirsutum isolate 1008001.06 chromosome D10, Gossypium_hirsutum_v2.1, whole genome shotgun sequence genome:
aaattatcTCATTTATCCTAATTAGTTATCGTAATATTTGAATATGTTAGTAATTTAAGTTCTCATTAGCTTCATTTACAGCACTGCCTTGTGAATTCTTACTATATTTCTGTTAGCTAGAAATTTAGGTATGATTACAGGTGCTTAATCTATCTCCTTTATTTTTCAGGCGAACATTTATCGTGAGGAAAAAAATATAGTAGATTTGTACATAATTCTACTTAGATATTCAAGGTGAGGGAAGCTTACTACTGATTGAATTCGATAATTTTATACTGAATTAGTCTGCATAAGCTTATTTATGAACTTACGTTTTGATCAGTTTGGTATCAGAAACAATACCATTCCATCGAGATTACCAGGTTTTGCTTCCGAAAGAAAAGGCGGTGTATAGGAAGGTGAGGTTTAATTGTTTTCCTGGGCACCCTGTGATGTGAGTCCATTCATATGGTATTTGATTATGTTTTTGGTTGTATTGTTTCTCATTTGCAGAGACTTTTAGCTGTACTCGATGAGCTTGAGTCTCTAAAACCAGAGGTTCAACAGAGAGTTGAAGAACTAAATAAAGCTCATACAGGGGCTCGATTTGTTGACCTTGATGACCATGAAGGCCCTTTCCATGGCTCAGATAAGATGTCACCTTCGGATTGGAACCCTGAAAATAGACGGTTGAATATGAGCTTGGATATTAAACAGGTACGAAACCATTTATAATTGGTGGATCAATGTGATTTGATGAAGTAATTATTGATATCTCCTTTCCCTGTTTCTATATCTTTGGTTGTCcaattttttcttgttttttgctTGCATTTTCTTGaataaaatatcttatatttTAGCTCAgttctttccttttttatttggTTGCAGCCTGCCAACATGGAAGTTCAATCTTCATGGAAGTATAACGATAACCATAATCAGATTGACAGACAGTTTCAGAAGTTGTGAGTTTCTTTTGTTCTTGTTAATGCTACATTTATGATTTGGATCTTGAAACCTCCAAGTCTTATCTTCCCAATGTGAAAATCCACTGTTGTATTCGGATCCACTAAAATTCGACTCTGTACTTTTAGTTGGATCTTAAGAAATGGAATCAATTGATATCAAAAGCATGGCCatgcataaaatttcattctgTGTTACTTCTGCTTTACAGAATCGCCCTGATTTCTTTTGGTTTTGCTTTGCTCACCGTCATATTTGTTTGTGTTTGTCCATCTAGGTCCTTGTTAGAAAATTGTATTGAAAAAAGAATTAGTTCCAAAGTTATTCTTTGAGGCTGACATATATCAATCTTACTGGATTGTTTCAGGTCTCTTAATATACCTCTTCCAAATAAAGAAACTCTGTCTAGACACTCGTTTCTAGGCCCTAACGGCTTTCATGGCCAGTGGCTCGGACCAAGTGCAGAGATAAAGGTTAACCTCTGTCTGTTTTGTCTCCCTCCAATCTTCTTTCCCTACTCATTGTATAATCCTTTTTGCATGTGAACTGCAAGGTCTGTATCAGATATTTGATTCTGCTTCATAGTACAGGTTCAATATCCTAGCAATAAGGACTTGGCACCTGCTGAAAATTCAAGGTAGGACTTCCAAAATGTCTAATCACTCTTCTTTAAACTGACATGCATATTTCTGTCTACCCTTTATCATATCCTTTATCCTTAGatattctgtaaatattaaaagataaaaatatctgCTGAGATTTCTAGTTTCTGTTGCTACGACGTAGCTGCTTTAACATTTTTCTATTTggtgttacaattttttataGCCTGAATCAGGCTGAACAATATGGTCCTTTGGCTGTAAAAGATGGTGAACCAGGAGGGGTTGGTTCTGCTATGGACTCGGTACTCTCGTTGGATGATGGTCGATGGTTACATCCTGCTGAAGAGTCATGTACTTCTTTGACTAGTGAAGCAAACCAGGATCTTTTCCAGTTTGTTGGTATGAAACAACCTTCTCCTCCTCCTGTTATTGCTCAAGTACAGCCAGAATTTACACCAATTCATCCATCAAAAGTTGCTGATCCAAGACCTGGTCCTGCAAAGTCTTCTCAAGATGGATTGCCAGACTCTAGTTCATTTCAACATTTACATGTTGTATGGCTCCTGTATCAATCACTGTTCTCCCCTGTTACTTGGCTGAACTTAATGTTTATTAGACTTGGACCTTCTACATTGATTTATATTCGAATTTTTGACTTATTCTGCAGCCAGTACAAATGATGGAGGATTTCTTACGACTGGCTCTGGCCAATACAGAAAAGAACTTGGAAACATGTGGTGTCTTAGCTGGATCATTGGTGAGAAAACTTTATTTTTGAAGTTAAGTTTTTTGTTTAAGATAATTAGGACATAGAGGATTCAAAGTCACTGCAGCAGGTcgcttatacttttaattttcgTTTCTGTAGAAAAAAAGGGTTTTCCACATCACTGCACTTATAATTCCAAAGCAGGAGTCAACTTCAGATTCGGTACAGTATATTTTTCCTTTAACCTTCcgtttgttgttgttgtttgctgTTTTTTTCAGAAAGAGTTAACAGCTTTAATGTATATTCTGGCTATATGCCTGTATCCATTGTGCTTTAGTACTATAGCAATgaagcttttattttattttttaaaatacagtGTTCAACATTAAATGAAGAAGAGATTTTTGAAGTTCAAGATAAATTATCTCTTTTTCCTCTGGGATGGATTCATGTAAGTTCACAAGCCTTGAatttccaattgatagtgtgataacattttcttttcttctatgtGCTCTGTTGTCAGTGAATACATTTGGGTATGAGGTGGGAAAAAGCTCAGATCTTTATCATGTATTCCATTTCATAATGCTATTATTATTGCTCTATTGTCCTAGTATTACACATATGCAAACACAcaataaacatgttatgttgaaGTCAACTAGGAATTTGTGTGGTTTACAAAGCTTCCCTTGGTTGCTTGAGCTCATGGGTAACATACACTTCTAGATATAAGAAAGGTTAGAGCATAATTGGTTGATTGCCTGGAAGTATGCTAGATATTTTTATCCAGAAGACGCCGTTTTATCTTTTTGTTGGGCTTTACACTGATGTTATGTAGTATCTTTTCGGTAAATCTTGATTTTTACTTGCAGTTCCGTGAAGTTCATGCTTCTTTGGGTTCATTtgtttcacttgtaatttttctattcaatttcatccaatattTCATTGTTCTTCCTCCAGTTAGCCTCTCATGGTGCTGTAACATGCCTTGCTTCAGTTGTCCCTTCATGAAGCATGGATTTATGTTTGGTTAAACTATGTTATTGACTAGAAACTTGCATGTTGCCATCTATATTGGTAACCAAATttgattttcaaataatttaacatACTATGCAGTTCTTTGGTTTTCAGACGCACCCAACTCAGACATGTTTCATGTCATCAGTTGATCTTCATACACATTACTCGTACCAGGTAAAAGAACAAGTACTTGCTAAACATATCCCAGCTTATAGTGTGATTCAGTCTTACTGCATGTATCATTCTTTTCCCTCACCTCCTCCAACATATGAGTAACATATTTTACATTCCtctgacattttatttcttttcttttctggtggATATGTTAAGATTATGCTACCGGAAGCAATTGCAATTGTTATGGCCCCAACTGACACGTCCAGGTAGATTCTCATTTTTCTCCCAGTGATCATGGCTTTGAATCTGATGAAATTTTACCAACTTTATATTGGTGAATGCAAATCTATCATGGTCACACAATTGTTTGCTATTATTTGCACTACACGGTACTTTTTAGTCAGTAATCCGGTACTAGTGTTTCAAACCTTTCTTCATATTTTCCTTATGGTCATCTTTAAGTAAACATATAAAGTGATGATAGAGAAGATGACATGTACCAAATAGAATTGAAATGCAGACATATTTTTCTGCACCAGAGATTCTTTTTACCTTGCTGTGTGCAGAAGCATATTATGTCTTTAAATCGTCGTTTTGTTTAGTGGCTGAAACGGAAAAGGATGGTATTATCCTGATTCCCTGTATCTTAAACAACTGGTTAATCTGCTCCGCTAAGGTTGTTGAAAAATGATTACAAGTAGCAATGTGATTAAAGCTTAGCACTTAAAAGTACAGACAGTGTTTGTAGGAACCTCTTAGATCAAAAAGATATTCCTTGTTATATGCGTGTTTTTTTTACACGTTAACGATTGTTGTATTCCATTGCACAGCCCACATGGTATCTTTCATCTGTCTGATCCTGGTGGTGTGTCTATCATCCGTAACTGCCAGCAACGAGGGTTCCATCCCCATGAGGAGCCTTCGGATGGAACCCCAATCTATGAGCATTGCTCTCATGTGTTTATGAATCCCAAGATAAAGTTTGATGTTGTTGATCTCCGGTGAGATACGATATATTAATGCACCGTGATGAAGCACTGCTGGTAAAATTTTCCCTAAACTACTATTTTGTTGACATCGATCTTGTAAATTCATCTAAAGGGAATCATGTAAATAGAGCATattcatatttcttttttcttggaTCATACTGTAAGAATTACCTTCCCTCGTTCCTTTCCCACTTTGTATTGCATATTAAGACACGTTTTGCAGTGGAGAATTTTAGTAGCATATTAGCTACATTACCATTTACCACCCAACTTGGTTTTACTTCCACTGCTTTAATCTCTCTACTTTCATTTGATATAATTCAGTTCCTCTATCATTAGTATCATTAGCATGTTCAAATTGGTAATGCTATTTACTCCTTACCATTAAAGTGAGatcttttttaataataataaaaacatataaatttagtATTAGTTTAACATGGGTAATTGAATTTTTATGTGGTTTTAATTGTAATAGTTTCTGAAAAATCTTATCTgatcatttgaatcaatttagatttaataatattttaaaaccaGAGAGTCGAAGTATACAAAgtgagattaaattataaattttagcaTAATAGATAGAATAAAACCATAATTAATCTTAGATATAGTAATTATACATATGACAATGGTTTTTTTAAGAAGAAGTTATCCTGACAATcaagaaatggagaaaaaagtGAAGGGCACTTGATGGTGGAGCATTGAACGGTCGAATTTGAACAATTTTAAATAGGGGTAAGTGAGCAATGGGTTGGATTCAGAAGATTTAAAGAtcccattattttttaaaaattgaaattcgcTGACTTGATGCATAAAACTAAATAATCtcaataattttttatcaatCAATCGATTTAACCAGatattatcaaatttttaaaaatttatacaaaCTATAAACCAAATTACAGTTTCTTTTTGTAATTTGAAACAAACTCTATTTTATCCAACTTCAATTGCAATAAAAGCAAAATTCAATTACAATAAAAGCATCAAGAAAACCAAATCAAGCTGAAAAAGGTCAGCAAAAGAAATCAAACACACTACATTCAAAGGATAACTGTCTAAATAAAAATCTATCATTATTCCTCAAAACTTGGAACTCGTGTAGATTTTATGGATAAATAATCATTGATTTCCAGGCTAATCATATGAATTTAAATAACtcgatttttgttttttaaaactgAAACCCAACTGGTTAAACTATTTTACCTAACCTTTATTGCACTAAAAAGGACCGATTCGATTACTTTAGTCAAACTGGACCAAACTTTTGCAGTCCCCTAGTGCTAAGTTTCCAAGGCTTCATCCTTAGCTTAAGCCTTGTGGGTGTGACCTCAAAGTTTTAAATGGGGGATTTAAGGTTGCGGAGAAAAGCGACCTTAAAGCTCGTCACAGAAAAGCTTGGGGACATTCATGGTGGAGCATTGAAGGGCACTTGATTTGCAATCCTCGAAAAAAGGTATGGGGGGGTTTT
Coding sequences within it:
- the LOC121222266 gene encoding AMSH-like ubiquitin thioesterase 3 isoform X2, whose translation is MKLDVNAMARRVEVDNRIPLLYYYRIADTLLKQANIYREEKNIVDLYIILLRYSSLVSETIPFHRDYQVLLPKEKAVYRKRLLAVLDELESLKPEVQQRVEELNKAHTGARFVDLDDHEGPFHGSDKMSPSDWNPENRRLNMSLDIKQPANMEVQSSWKYNDNHNQIDRQFQKLSLNIPLPNKETLSRHSFLGPNGFHGQWLGPSAEIKVQYPSNKDLAPAENSSLNQAEQYGPLAVKDGEPGGVGSAMDSVLSLDDGRWLHPAEESCTSLTSEANQDLFQFVGMKQPSPPPVIAQVQPEFTPIHPSKVADPRPGPAKSSQDGLPDSSSFQHLHVPVQMMEDFLRLALANTEKNLETCGVLAGSLKKRVFHITALIIPKQESTSDSCSTLNEEEIFEVQDKLSLFPLGWIHTHPTQTCFMSSVDLHTHYSYQIMLPEAIAIVMAPTDTSSPHGIFHLSDPGGVSIIRNCQQRGFHPHEEPSDGTPIYEHCSHVFMNPKIKFDVVDLR
- the LOC121222266 gene encoding AMSH-like ubiquitin thioesterase 3 isoform X3, with the translated sequence MKLDVNAMARRVEVDNRIPLLYYYRIADTLLKQANIYREEKNIVDLYIILLRYSSLVSETIPFHRDYQVLLPKEKAVYRKRLLAVLDELESLKPEVQQRVEELNKAHTGARFVDLDDHEGPFHGSDKMSPSDWNPENRRLNMSLDIKQPANMEVQSSWKYNDNHNQIDRQFQKLSLNIPLPNKETLSRHSFLGPNGFHGQWLGPSAEIKVQYPSNKDLAPAENSSLNQAEQYGPLAVKDGEPGGVGSAMDSVLSLDDGRWLHPAEESCTSLTSEANQDLFQFVGMKQPSPPPVIAQVQPEFTPIHPSKVADPRPGPAKSSQDGLPDSSSFQHLHVPVQMMEDFLRLALANTEKNLETCGVLAGSLKKRVFHITALIIPKQESTSDSTHPTQTCFMSSVDLHTHYSYQIMLPEAIAIVMAPTDTSSPHGIFHLSDPGGVSIIRNCQQRGFHPHEEPSDGTPIYEHCSHVFMNPKIKFDVVDLR
- the LOC121222266 gene encoding AMSH-like ubiquitin thioesterase 3 isoform X1 — translated: MKLDVNAMARRVEVDNRIPLLYYYRIADTLLKQANIYREEKNIVDLYIILLRYSSLVSETIPFHRDYQVLLPKEKAVYRKRLLAVLDELESLKPEVQQRVEELNKAHTGARFVDLDDHEGPFHGSDKMSPSDWNPENRRLNMSLDIKQPANMEVQSSWKYNDNHNQIDRQFQKLSLNIPLPNKETLSRHSFLGPNGFHGQWLGPSAEIKVQYPSNKDLAPAENSSLNQAEQYGPLAVKDGEPGGVGSAMDSVLSLDDGRWLHPAEESCTSLTSEANQDLFQFVGMKQPSPPPVIAQVQPEFTPIHPSKVADPRPGPAKSSQDGLPDSSSFQHLHVPVQMMEDFLRLALANTEKNLETCGVLAGSLKKRVFHITALIIPKQESTSDSCSTLNEEEIFEVQDKLSLFPLGWIHFFGFQTHPTQTCFMSSVDLHTHYSYQIMLPEAIAIVMAPTDTSSPHGIFHLSDPGGVSIIRNCQQRGFHPHEEPSDGTPIYEHCSHVFMNPKIKFDVVDLR